A stretch of the Nitrospirota bacterium genome encodes the following:
- a CDS encoding ABC transporter permease has translation MRLSLVIGKRFLRNRLAVSGAIAVFILVICSVFAPLIAPYEPTAIDIENVLSSPSIRHPLGTDELGRDVFSRMLWGGRVSLKVGFVAVGIAISIGVLIGSISGFYGGKVDTVLMRFVDIMLAFPTFFLILAVIAILEPSIFTIMAVIGITSWMDVSRLVRAEFLTLKERDFVLSAKALGAGNLRVMFKHILPNALSPVFVSATFGIAGAILVESGLSFLGLGVQPPNPSWGNILTAGKDNIEVAWWLSLYPGLAILITVLSYNLVGEGLRDALDPRLWDME, from the coding sequence ATGAGGCTTTCGCTTGTCATAGGAAAGAGATTTCTAAGGAATAGACTTGCCGTTTCGGGTGCAATTGCTGTTTTCATATTGGTAATCTGTTCTGTTTTTGCTCCTCTAATAGCTCCGTATGAGCCTACTGCCATAGACATTGAAAATGTTCTTTCCTCGCCGAGCATAAGGCACCCCCTTGGAACCGATGAGCTTGGAAGGGATGTGTTTTCCCGAATGCTCTGGGGAGGAAGGGTGTCCCTTAAGGTGGGATTTGTTGCAGTTGGCATAGCAATATCCATTGGAGTGCTGATTGGCTCCATATCGGGTTTTTATGGTGGGAAGGTGGACACTGTGCTCATGAGATTCGTTGACATAATGCTTGCATTTCCAACATTCTTCCTTATCCTTGCAGTTATAGCAATCCTTGAGCCGAGCATATTCACGATAATGGCAGTTATAGGTATAACAAGCTGGATGGATGTCTCAAGACTTGTAAGGGCAGAGTTCCTTACGCTCAAAGAGAGGGACTTTGTGCTTTCTGCAAAGGCATTAGGCGCAGGCAACCTGAGGGTTATGTTCAAGCACATACTTCCAAATGCCCTTTCGCCTGTTTTTGTATCCGCAACATTTGGCATAGCAGGTGCAATCCTCGTTGAATCAGGGCTTTCCTTCCTTGGCCTTGGGGTTCAGCCACCTAACCCAAGCTGGGGGAATATCTTGACCGCAGGCAAAGACAACATAGAGGTTGCATGGTGGCTTTCCCTTTATCCTGGGCTTGCAATACTCATAACTGTTTTAAGCTATAACCTTGTTGGTGAGGGTCTGAGGGATGCCCTTGACCCAAGGCTTTGGGATATGGAGTAG
- the pyrE gene encoding orotate phosphoribosyltransferase, producing the protein MEFKERLIEYIKTHSFLKSDKPVFKLSSGQMSNFYFDLRRTTLSPEGQYLIGNLICDKLKELGLKPKAIGGLTMGADPVATSVAYCSYLRGTPIEAFTIRKEPKTHGTMKQIEGNVKKGDDVVIIDDVLTTGKSTIKAIEVANAEGLNILCVIVLLDRCEQNGKENIEKMGYPVYSVLTMRDFFN; encoded by the coding sequence ATGGAGTTTAAGGAAAGACTCATAGAATACATAAAAACCCACTCTTTCTTAAAGAGCGATAAGCCTGTCTTTAAGCTCTCCTCTGGTCAGATGAGTAACTTCTACTTTGACCTTAGAAGAACTACTCTTTCACCTGAAGGTCAATACCTCATAGGAAACCTCATCTGCGATAAACTCAAAGAATTAGGATTAAAACCAAAGGCAATCGGAGGACTTACAATGGGTGCAGACCCTGTGGCAACATCAGTTGCATACTGCTCATATCTAAGAGGCACACCAATTGAGGCATTTACTATAAGAAAAGAGCCAAAGACCCATGGCACGATGAAGCAGATAGAGGGAAATGTCAAAAAAGGCGATGATGTAGTCATCATAGACGATGTGCTTACAACAGGCAAGTCCACTATAAAGGCAATTGAGGTTGCAAATGCCGAAGGCTTAAATATCCTCTGTGTCATTGTCTTGCTTGACAGGTGTGAACAGAATGGAAAAGAGAATATAGAGAAGATGGGCTACCCTGTTTATTCTGTGTTGACAATGAGGGATTTTTTTAACTAA
- a CDS encoding 7-cyano-7-deazaguanine synthase, whose product MARAIALLSGGLDSTLSVVIMTRQGIEVTAITFLTHFGCDITDSSSCSGDSSHNAKKFGFELKLCHLSEKFIEIVKNPRYGHGRNMNPCIDCRVLMLKEAKELMRITGADFIITGEVIGQRPMSQRRETFPFIDKEAHVEGYVLRPLSGRLLKPTIPEINGLVSRDKLYAISGRSRKPQIALAKELCLTDYPAPAGGCLLTEPNYSHRLRELLWHAPEPSLNDLYLLRLGRHFRLPSGHKAIVGRNENENKRLERLAGSRDYLMKVEDFGSPITLLEGLGDDNDILISASICSRYSDAKHIRDVRVRVIHGKEVFYLTVNPADDDLIESLRIGKRQWVHAKV is encoded by the coding sequence ATGGCACGGGCAATTGCACTTTTATCAGGTGGGCTTGATAGCACACTTTCTGTCGTCATTATGACAAGACAGGGCATAGAGGTTACAGCCATAACATTTCTCACGCATTTTGGTTGTGACATTACCGATAGCTCCTCATGCTCAGGAGATTCATCCCACAATGCAAAAAAATTTGGTTTTGAGCTTAAGCTCTGCCATCTTTCCGAGAAGTTCATAGAGATAGTGAAAAACCCCAGATACGGTCATGGAAGGAACATGAATCCATGCATCGACTGTAGGGTGCTAATGCTCAAGGAGGCTAAAGAGCTGATGCGGATTACAGGTGCCGATTTTATAATAACTGGAGAGGTGATAGGACAAAGGCCAATGAGTCAGAGGCGTGAGACATTTCCTTTTATAGATAAAGAAGCCCATGTCGAGGGATATGTCTTAAGACCACTTAGCGGAAGACTCCTTAAGCCCACTATACCTGAGATAAATGGTCTTGTTAGCAGGGATAAGCTATATGCCATATCGGGCCGCTCAAGAAAGCCCCAAATAGCACTGGCAAAAGAGCTGTGCCTTACTGACTATCCAGCACCTGCAGGCGGATGCCTTCTTACAGAGCCTAATTATTCTCATCGGCTCAGGGAACTTCTATGGCACGCACCTGAGCCATCTTTGAATGACCTTTATCTTTTAAGGCTCGGAAGGCATTTCAGGCTTCCAAGCGGACACAAAGCAATAGTGGGAAGAAACGAAAATGAAAATAAAAGGCTTGAAAGGCTCGCAGGCAGTAGAGATTATCTTATGAAAGTAGAAGATTTTGGAAGCCCAATTACATTACTTGAGGGATTAGGAGATGACAATGACATCCTCATTTCTGCCTCTATATGCTCAAGATACTCTGATGCAAAGCATATAAGAGATGTGAGGGTCAGGGTCATACATGGCAAAGAGGTCTTTTACCTTACTGTTAACCCAGCAGATGATGACCTGATTGAATCCCTGAGAATCGGTAAGAGGCAGTGGGTGCATGCTAAAGTTTAA
- a CDS encoding metallophosphoesterase, producing the protein MLIGIISDTHDDMSAIEKAVLVLNKEGVSHVLHAGDLVSPFTFEILRDLKAKLTGIFGNNDGDRLLLKEKSEGNIYNQPHMLSISNKKIVMVHEPELVEALAQSSEFDIVIYGHTHTPDIRNLKNTLIINPGKVAKLHKGKSTLALLNLKSMCAEIIKL; encoded by the coding sequence ATGCTGATTGGAATCATCTCTGACACCCATGACGACATGTCTGCCATAGAAAAGGCAGTCCTCGTCTTAAATAAAGAAGGTGTCTCACATGTGCTCCATGCAGGGGACCTCGTCTCTCCTTTTACATTTGAAATCCTAAGAGACCTTAAAGCAAAACTAACAGGCATATTTGGCAACAACGATGGAGACAGGCTTCTTCTAAAAGAAAAATCAGAAGGGAATATCTATAACCAGCCTCATATGCTAAGCATCTCGAATAAGAAAATCGTCATGGTGCATGAGCCCGAGCTTGTAGAGGCATTGGCTCAAAGCTCAGAGTTCGATATTGTAATCTATGGACATACCCATACGCCTGATATAAGAAATTTAAAAAACACACTTATCATAAATCCCGGTAAAGTAGCAAAGCTTCATAAGGGAAAATCCACACTTGCCCTTCTTAATCTAAAAAGCATGTGCGCAGAGATTATTAAACTTTAG
- a CDS encoding acyl--CoA ligase, whose protein sequence is MLSLMRINAIPIPATTLLTAKDILYRLKAVDIKAVITDEENIQKFKEASENIEHPPILITTDEYVRERASESPFVGERASSDSPALIFFTSGTTGLPKMVLHTQASYPFAHRITGRFWLDLKADDLHFNLSDTGWAKAAWSSLFGPWHMGACVFSFFRYGRFDPQATIEVLEKYSVTTFCGPPTAYRMMVKEWQGKIELKGLRHCVGAGEPLNKEVIELWREKTGLYIYDGYGQTETVNVLANLRCLWRAGSMGVPTPGFDVDVVDETGLPVTTGAEGDIAIRVKPVRPVGLFREYLGNPKATGETIKGDFYITGDRAYKDEDGFFWFIGRADDVILTSGYRIGPFEIESVLIEHPAVEESAITASPDPLRGEVVKAFIVLTKGYEPSEYLVKELQDFVKNHTAPYKYPRKIAFVKELPKTVSGKIKRKELKLKEFSP, encoded by the coding sequence ATGCTTTCTCTTATGAGGATAAATGCAATACCGATACCTGCCACAACGCTTCTAACGGCAAAGGACATCCTTTACAGGCTAAAGGCAGTTGACATAAAGGCAGTCATTACGGATGAGGAAAACATTCAGAAGTTCAAGGAGGCATCCGAGAACATAGAGCATCCTCCGATTCTTATAACTACCGATGAGTATGTGAGAGAGAGGGCGTCTGAAAGCCCTTTTGTCGGGGAAAGAGCGTCTTCGGATTCACCTGCCCTCATTTTTTTCACATCAGGCACAACAGGGCTTCCAAAGATGGTTTTGCACACACAGGCATCCTATCCATTTGCTCATCGTATAACAGGCAGGTTCTGGCTTGACCTCAAGGCAGATGACCTGCATTTCAATCTCTCAGACACTGGCTGGGCAAAGGCCGCATGGAGTAGCCTCTTTGGTCCATGGCATATGGGTGCATGTGTTTTTTCTTTTTTTAGATATGGAAGATTCGACCCACAGGCAACCATAGAGGTGCTTGAGAAATATTCGGTTACGACATTCTGCGGCCCTCCAACTGCATACAGGATGATGGTCAAGGAGTGGCAGGGTAAGATAGAGCTTAAAGGACTCCGGCATTGTGTAGGAGCAGGCGAGCCTCTTAACAAAGAGGTGATTGAGCTCTGGAGGGAAAAAACAGGCTTATACATCTACGATGGATATGGGCAGACAGAGACGGTCAATGTACTTGCTAATCTCAGATGCCTTTGGAGAGCTGGCTCGATGGGAGTGCCAACACCCGGCTTCGATGTGGATGTCGTCGATGAAACAGGACTGCCTGTTACGACAGGCGCAGAAGGAGACATTGCCATCAGGGTCAAGCCTGTTAGGCCGGTTGGGCTTTTCAGGGAATATCTCGGAAACCCCAAGGCAACAGGGGAGACAATTAAGGGAGACTTCTATATAACAGGAGACAGGGCTTATAAGGATGAGGATGGGTTTTTCTGGTTCATTGGAAGGGCCGATGATGTAATCCTTACATCAGGCTATAGAATCGGGCCCTTTGAAATAGAAAGCGTGCTCATAGAGCATCCTGCTGTAGAGGAGTCTGCTATCACAGCAAGTCCTGACCCACTAAGGGGCGAGGTGGTTAAGGCATTTATTGTGCTGACAAAAGGTTATGAGCCTTCGGAGTATCTCGTAAAGGAGCTACAGGATTTTGTAAAAAATCACACCGCACCCTATAAGTATCCAAGAAAAATCGCCTTCGTCAAAGAGCTCCCAAAAACAGTAAGCGGAAAAATCAAAAGAAAAGAGCTTAAGCTAAAGGAGTTCTCCCCCTAA
- a CDS encoding arsenate reductase ArsC, translated as MKKVMFLCTGNSCRSQMAEGLLRHIGKGSFEVHSAGLFPAGLHQRAVFVMKEIGIDISEQKSKEINETLLRKMDIVITLCGNAEAYCPQTPHGIRRLHWPIDDPVGTVGDEEKKMQEFRKCRDEIKGRIEEFLKTGK; from the coding sequence ATGAAAAAAGTCATGTTTCTCTGCACAGGGAATTCCTGTAGGTCTCAGATGGCAGAAGGACTTTTAAGGCACATTGGCAAAGGCTCCTTTGAAGTCCATAGCGCTGGGCTTTTCCCTGCAGGGCTTCATCAAAGGGCAGTTTTTGTCATGAAGGAAATAGGCATTGACATCTCAGAACAGAAATCAAAAGAGATAAATGAAACCCTCCTAAGAAAGATGGATATTGTCATAACCCTCTGTGGAAATGCAGAGGCATACTGCCCTCAAACACCACACGGAATAAGAAGGCTTCACTGGCCCATAGATGACCCGGTTGGAACAGTAGGCGATGAAGAAAAAAAGATGCAGGAATTTAGAAAATGTAGGGATGAGATAAAGGGGAGGATTGAAGAATTCTTAAAAACAGGCAAATAG
- a CDS encoding type II toxin-antitoxin system HicA family toxin, with protein MKMTGIHNVKLTKEGIPYILSIPVHKGKPIKQGLLRDQIAKAGISVEEFLRLYR; from the coding sequence ATGAAGATGACTGGCATTCATAACGTAAAGCTCACAAAAGAGGGAATCCCATATATCCTCTCAATCCCTGTGCATAAGGGCAAGCCGATAAAGCAGGGTCTTTTAAGAGACCAGATAGCAAAGGCAGGAATAAGTGTAGAGGAGTTTTTGAGACTGTATAGGTGA
- a CDS encoding type II toxin-antitoxin system HicA family toxin, which yields MFVTLVKLTKEGIPYILSIPVHKGKPIKQGLLRDQIAKAGISVEEFLRLYR from the coding sequence GTGTTCGTCACTCTTGTAAAGCTCACAAAAGAGGGAATCCCATATATCCTCTCAATCCCTGTGCATAAGGGCAAGCCGATAAAGCAGGGTCTTTTAAGAGACCAGATAGCAAAGGCAGGAATAAGTGTAGAGGAGTTTTTGAGACTGTATAGGTGA
- a CDS encoding MerR family transcriptional regulator has protein sequence MNFNTKTVSKITNLSIRQIDYWDRTDFINPSVKEASGYGSVRLYSFNDLIQMRVAKTLLDKGLSLQKIRKAVTYLKKNMPEVKKPLSELRFLTDGETIFVITSDKRQIIDVLRSGQIVFSIALGEIMEYIKGEVVALQKERKYMVVVRGRRYPVVLHPDTEDGGYWVECSSLL, from the coding sequence ATGAACTTCAATACAAAAACCGTATCAAAGATTACAAACTTAAGCATAAGGCAGATTGACTACTGGGACAGGACGGATTTTATCAACCCATCTGTAAAAGAAGCCTCAGGCTATGGCTCTGTACGGCTTTACTCTTTTAATGACCTGATTCAGATGAGGGTTGCCAAGACTTTACTGGATAAAGGACTGAGCCTTCAGAAGATAAGAAAGGCTGTTACCTATCTTAAGAAGAATATGCCTGAGGTGAAAAAGCCACTTTCAGAACTCAGGTTTTTAACAGACGGGGAAACCATCTTTGTGATTACAAGTGATAAGAGACAGATTATTGATGTCCTTAGGAGCGGGCAAATTGTCTTTTCCATCGCACTCGGTGAAATTATGGAGTACATTAAAGGGGAAGTAGTAGCTTTGCAAAAAGAGAGGAAATATATGGTCGTGGTGAGAGGCAGGAGATACCCAGTTGTCCTTCACCCTGATACAGAGGATGGCGGGTACTGGGTAGAGTGTTCGTCACTCTTGTAA
- a CDS encoding phosphatase PAP2 family protein gives MKRLRLVELLILIFLLALLCISTLYRKKIPDISLLLSIYLCLIAFQVLLILLKDKVPNLVHDIIFPLIVVITVFDSLGGLVHYVNPVDIDPILIRLDYLLFGGHPTLMLESITHPLLTELLQVSYSTYYFIPLSLGIALKIKGMEDEFQRFLFLIIFCFFLSYVGYILMPALGPRFTIKHEVPLSGLFLATPIQELLNRLEGIKRDAFPSGHTAVALLVVFLSRRYVRGLFYVLMPITALLLFSTVYMRYHYVVDVIAGVGLTVVTVVIGERYYDLYMRMRKNITGLDSRHLSS, from the coding sequence ATGAAAAGGCTAAGGCTGGTCGAGCTCCTTATACTAATTTTTCTTCTTGCACTCCTTTGTATCAGCACCTTATATAGAAAGAAAATCCCTGATATTTCCCTACTATTAAGCATCTATCTCTGTCTTATTGCCTTTCAGGTGCTCCTTATCTTATTAAAGGACAAGGTGCCAAACCTCGTCCATGACATTATATTTCCTCTTATTGTCGTCATAACTGTATTTGACAGCTTAGGAGGGCTGGTGCATTATGTAAACCCTGTTGACATAGACCCGATTCTTATAAGATTAGATTACCTTCTTTTTGGAGGGCATCCTACTTTGATGCTTGAAAGTATAACACACCCCCTGCTTACAGAGCTCCTTCAGGTCTCATACTCTACATATTATTTTATACCCCTTTCGCTTGGCATCGCACTAAAGATTAAGGGCATGGAAGATGAGTTTCAGAGGTTTCTATTTCTTATCATATTTTGCTTTTTCCTTTCATATGTAGGCTATATACTCATGCCTGCGCTTGGGCCAAGGTTTACAATAAAGCATGAAGTGCCACTTTCAGGTTTATTTCTCGCAACACCGATTCAGGAACTCCTTAACAGGCTTGAGGGTATTAAAAGGGATGCATTTCCAAGCGGACACACAGCAGTTGCGCTTCTTGTAGTTTTCCTTTCAAGGAGATATGTAAGAGGGTTGTTTTATGTGCTAATGCCTATAACAGCGCTCCTTTTGTTTTCAACTGTTTATATGAGGTATCATTATGTTGTGGATGTCATAGCAGGTGTGGGGCTGACAGTGGTGACAGTGGTTATTGGTGAAAGATACTATGACCTTTATATGAGGATGAGGAAAAATATTACGGGGCTTGACAGTCGGCATCTTTCCTCTTGA
- a CDS encoding NYN domain-containing protein translates to MEAQRQKLIGKLSVYKKQKAHDITVVFDGWKRGSHTETLYIDSGIRVVYSRLGEKADIVIKRLLEDKRHYIVISSDRDIQSYAWSHDSVPVDSEEFLRIIEGETEKTSNENTERRYKGNPLMLSKKLKAQRKAINKL, encoded by the coding sequence ATGGAGGCTCAGAGGCAAAAACTCATAGGAAAACTTTCTGTTTACAAAAAGCAAAAGGCACATGATATAACGGTTGTCTTTGACGGATGGAAAAGAGGAAGTCACACAGAGACCCTTTACATCGATTCGGGCATAAGGGTTGTTTACTCAAGGCTTGGCGAAAAGGCAGATATTGTAATAAAAAGGCTTCTTGAGGACAAAAGGCACTACATAGTCATCAGCTCAGACAGGGATATACAGTCATATGCATGGTCTCATGACTCGGTCCCTGTCGACTCAGAAGAGTTTCTTCGAATTATCGAGGGTGAAACTGAAAAAACATCTAATGAAAATACGGAGAGGCGATATAAAGGCAACCCCCTGATGCTTTCAAAAAAGCTAAAGGCTCAAAGAAAGGCGATTAACAAGCTTTAA
- a CDS encoding YkgJ family cysteine cluster protein — protein sequence MDRAYEQVASHYGFSCKDCISNCCAQRFHHHTLTEYYGLLDAIKKEDPALREKILSRANAVLDSYHKDSDTGTTSNLMCPANFDGLCSLYESRPMICRLHGMPYVFRRPDGMLIEGGGCSRFQSQMKGLDVRIDRTPHYRALAELEKELRASLGIEDRYKKTTSEMLVDMVNQLEIGNKS from the coding sequence ATGGACAGGGCATACGAGCAAGTGGCATCCCATTATGGGTTTTCTTGCAAAGACTGCATTTCAAACTGCTGTGCCCAGAGATTTCATCATCACACCTTGACAGAATACTATGGCCTCCTCGATGCCATTAAAAAAGAAGACCCTGCGCTGAGGGAAAAGATACTGAGTAGGGCAAATGCAGTCTTAGATTCGTATCATAAAGACTCAGACACAGGCACGACATCTAATCTCATGTGCCCTGCCAATTTTGACGGCTTATGCTCCCTTTATGAATCAAGGCCCATGATATGCAGGCTTCATGGCATGCCATATGTATTCAGAAGGCCTGATGGTATGCTTATCGAGGGAGGTGGCTGTAGCAGGTTTCAAAGTCAGATGAAGGGCTTAGATGTAAGAATAGACAGGACACCTCATTACAGGGCATTGGCAGAGCTTGAAAAAGAGCTAAGGGCATCTCTTGGCATCGAAGACCGTTATAAAAAAACTACTTCGGAGATGCTCGTCGATATGGTAAATCAATTAGAGATAGGCAATAAATCGTAG
- a CDS encoding SEC-C domain-containing protein — MLVTQIFISRPFLDSTPKTEVDEIITCKKEYMGIWDTGATNSVISQKVIDECGLKPTGMTQVRHAGSDTPIDVETYLVSIFLPNKVIITAIRATKGYAGEFDILIGMDVINQGDFAITHHTGNTTFSFRLPSKEKIDFVKQRPEPIHSTKVSRNAPCTCGSGKKYKKCCGKNI, encoded by the coding sequence ATGCTTGTAACTCAAATTTTTATTTCACGCCCTTTTTTAGATAGCACACCCAAGACAGAAGTTGATGAAATAATAACCTGTAAAAAAGAATATATGGGGATTTGGGATACCGGCGCGACCAATTCTGTCATTTCACAAAAGGTCATCGATGAATGTGGGTTAAAACCAACTGGGATGACGCAAGTTCGTCATGCAGGTAGCGATACTCCGATTGATGTTGAGACCTATCTTGTAAGTATATTCCTTCCGAATAAGGTTATCATCACCGCTATAAGAGCGACTAAGGGTTATGCAGGGGAGTTTGACATCTTAATCGGTATGGATGTCATCAATCAGGGAGACTTCGCGATAACTCATCATACTGGGAACACAACATTTTCATTTAGACTCCCATCAAAAGAAAAGATAGATTTCGTTAAGCAGAGGCCCGAGCCTATTCATTCCACAAAAGTAAGCCGCAATGCGCCTTGCACCTGTGGTAGTGGCAAAAAGTATAAAAAATGTTGCGGTAAAAACATCTAA
- a CDS encoding M15 family metallopeptidase has product MPSRKIEDLNLVVREKCRQFISLCKEKGIDVIITSTLRTEAEQLALFSQGRKTLKAVNELRKSAGLPPITEKENKRKVTGLLTSTHQFGCAFDCAIGGQKGITYDIKADINKNHIPDYEEIGRIGESIGLRWGGRFKFKDYVHFEYTGGITLSELKAGKRPEEV; this is encoded by the coding sequence ATGCCAAGTAGAAAAATCGAAGACCTTAATTTAGTAGTTCGAGAGAAATGTAGACAGTTTATTTCTCTCTGCAAAGAAAAAGGCATAGATGTCATCATCACATCTACCTTAAGGACAGAGGCAGAACAGCTTGCTTTATTCAGTCAGGGAAGAAAAACACTTAAGGCAGTTAATGAATTAAGAAAGTCTGCTGGATTGCCACCAATCACTGAGAAGGAAAACAAAAGAAAAGTAACAGGGCTTCTTACATCTACACATCAGTTTGGGTGTGCATTTGATTGTGCAATAGGGGGGCAAAAGGGGATTACTTATGACATAAAGGCAGATATAAATAAAAACCATATTCCTGATTATGAGGAGATTGGAAGAATCGGTGAGTCCATAGGTTTAAGATGGGGAGGTCGTTTCAAATTCAAAGACTATGTTCATTTTGAATATACAGGAGGCATAACGCTTTCTGAATTAAAGGCAGGCAAAAGGCCTGAGGAGGTTTAA